The Aeoliella mucimassa genome includes the window AACCGGCGGACCAGGAGTATTGAAGGGATCCTGGTTGTTCGCTTGTGCCTGCATCAGGTCGCGACGCAGCGAACCAGGCGTGTCGCCAAAGTGGAACATTGGGTAGCGAACATCCGCTCCCTCTGCTTGCGTAATCAGTGAGTCGGCCTTCTTAAGGTCGCCCGCACCGATGGCAGCTTTGGCTTGGACCAGTAACTGGTCTACCTGCTCCCTCGACAACGGCGTGTTCGCCGTTGCGGCTGTTGTTGTTGATTGAGCTTGGGCCACACCCGCAAGGCAGGTGGACAAGCCAAGCCCCAAGACTACCAGTACTTTTCTAGACATCCGTGTCGCGTTCAACTCGACTCTCCTTGTTGCGATGGATCACATCGGCAGCATTACCGTCCCCCTAGCGCCATCCGTGGCGTGAAAGACGGTAGTCGATTCCGGCAATTACCGGAAGACGATTTTGTGATTCGGTTATAGGGGTAGCTAGCATCGCAGCGTTCCCGCGCTGTGCACGTTGCCAATGGCAGCCTACAAGCGCTAGCGGTACTAGCTACAACGTTTCGCTGGTAGCGGAAAAGGGTTAAGTGACAAGTTTTTGAAAGACAAGCGGGGGCGTAAATATCCGCTGGCGAAAACTGGGTCAATAGCAGTTATAGAAAATCAGAAAAAGATTTTCCGCCAGTTGGCAAGCCTTTGTCACTTAGCCGACCCGCTCGAAGAGCGTCGCGATGCCCTGCCCTAGCCCAATGCACATGGTCGCGATGCCATACGTCGCATCTCTTCGCTGCATCGCGTGTAGCAACGTGGTCGCGATTCGCGCCCCACTGGCCCCGAGTGGATGACCAATGGCAATGGCCCCGCCATGCACGTTCACTTTTTCCAGTGGAAGCTCAAGCTCGCGAATGCAAGCCAACGATTGAGCCGCAAACGCTTCGTTGAGTTCAAACAAATCAATGTCGTCGAGCGACAGTCCACTGCGGGCGAGCACCTTCTTCACTGCCGGTACGGGTCCAGTACCCATCACCGCTGGTTCCACGCCGGCAACTGCCGTGGCTAATACTTTTGCCATCGGCTTTAGCCCGAGCTCACCAGCGCGTTGCTCACTCATCACCAACAAAGCAGCCGCCCCATCGTTCAGTGGCGAACTATTTCCCGCGGTCACGGTACCCAACCCAGGCATGAAGGCTGGCTTCAACTGCGCAAGGGCTTCGAGGCTGGTATCGTCGCGGACCGACTGATCGCGAATCGCTTGAATGCGATTGCCTTGTTCATCGCGTCCCCAGACTGCAACGATCTCCGCATCGAAAGCACCTTGCTCATACGCAGCGACTGCTTTCGAGTGACTATCGAGCGCGAACGCATCCTGTTCTTCACGAGTAATGCCGCGCGACTGCGCAAGGAACTCAGCCGTAACACCCATCAAGAGTGCCCCTTTGCTGGTGCGATGGAACAACCGAGGGTTGAGATCCACACCAGCATCCATTGGCAAGTGATGCATGTGCTCGGTGCCCGCGACGATCTGCACGTCTTCCGCCTTGGCGATGATCGAATGGCAAGCCTGGTTGAGCGCCTGCAAACTACTACCGCAGAGTCGATTCACGGTTGCGCCGCCGGTCGCCATCGGCAGGTCGGCCATCAGTGCGACCATCCGCCCCATGTTGAGCCCCTGCTCTCCCTGTTGCTTCACGTTGCCGACGATCACGTCTTCGATCGCTGCGGGGTCAATGCCTGTCCGCTCAACAACTGCCTGCACGACCGACGTCGCTAGGTCGTCGCCGCGCACGTAGCGATACAAACCTAGTTCCGCATGCGATCGACCGATCGCTGTGCGACAAGCATCGATAACAACAGGTGTAGGCATGGTGTCGCCAGAGTGGGTTGAAAAACGAAATCAACGGGTCCGTAGCTCAAAGCCGGCAGTGAGTTGGTTACTCGTTTTGCTATTCGTAAAACTTGCTGCCGTCTCGAGCCTTCTGTTCGAGTAACTTTGTTACCTCATAGCGTTTGCCAAGAGTGTGGAAGTGGGCCAATTTTTCGACGATCGCCGCCGCACCAACAGTGTCGGCCCAGAAAAAAAGCCCGCCGCGGAAAGGTGGAAAACCAATGCCGAAGATCAAAGCGAGATCGATGTCGCGAACGTCGGCCGCAATTCCTTCTTCCAAGGCTCGAGTCGCTTCGACCAGCATCGGTAACATCAAGCGATCGACCAGATCGCCTGGTGGTTCGGTATCCGTTGCAAGCGCGGCAACAAACTCGCTGACCACATCGCTTGGCTGTTTCTTCCACCGGCCTTTCTTATCTTTTTGCCAGTCGTAGAAGCCTCGCCCGTTCTTCTGGCCGAGGCGATCGTTCGACACCAGCTTATCGACCATCGGCGTGTCGATCACGCGGTCGCTAAAAGCATCGCGAAGCACCCGCCCCGCGTGCAAACAGACATCCAGACCGATCACGTCGTGCAGTTCGATGGGTCCCATCGGCATGCCAAACTCCTTGGCGGCCGATTCAATCGCTTTGAGCGGCACCTTTTCTGTGAGCAACACCGCGGCTTCGTTCATGTACGGCAGCAATAGCCGATTCACCAGGAATCCTGGCCCATCGTTTACCACCACTGGCGACTTACCAAGCTTCCGCGCAAAGGCAGCCGCACGTTCGATCGTCGCCGGCGAACTCTCACTGCCGCGAATCACCTCCACCAGCGGCATCTTTCGCACCGGATTGAAGAAGTGCAAACCACAGAATCGCTCGGGGTGCGTAAGCCCTTTGGCCAGCAAACTGATCGGGATGGTCGAAGTGTTCGAACACAAGATTGTTTCGTCACCTGCGGCGGCTTCGATCTGCTGCAACAGTTGCTGCTTGATTTCAAGATTCTCGACCACTGCTTCCACCACCAAGTCGCAAGCGGCCAGATCAGTAACGTGCGGAGTCATATCAAGCTCCGGCGTGAGCTCCAGCACTTTATCGGTGCTGGCCGACTTTGTCTCGCGATCGAACGCAGCCTCGCTGAGCACCGCTTTCTCTGCTGCGAGTAAGGCCTCGGCGCGATTGTCTGCTAGACTCACCCGTACTCCTCGGCGGAGACTCACTGCAGCAATGCCTTGCCCCATGGTCCCCGCACCCGCAACTCCCACGCTGTTGGCCGCCAGTTGTTTCTTGTCGCTGCCGATACCATCTTTGTTGAAGTCGGTCAGGAAGAACACATTCAGCAGCCCACGATTTACCGGGGAACCAAACAGCGGGGTGAATCGCTCCGACTCCAATTCGCAAGCCGCGTCGATGTCGAGCAAGGCACCTTCGAGCAATACCTCGAGCGCGACGAGCGGGGCAGGGTAATGGCCTTTGGTCTCTTGCTGAATCACCCCCAAGGCGGTCGCCCCGAGAAAAGCGAGTTCGGCCTCGTTGATCGGAATCTCGCTCGCCCACTTCTCACGATTGGCCAAGTACTCGCCCGATGCCTGATCGGCCATGACAACCCGTACAGCGGCTTCCATTAATTTGCTGGCGACGTCGCCCGAAGCCGACACGATGTCGTCGGCCAGTCCCATGGCAAACGCTTCGGCACCGCTAACATTCTTGCCGCTGGTAACCATCTCGACCGCGTTGGCCAGTCCCACAATTCTCGGCGTGCGGGCGGTGCCTCCCCAGCCGGGGAAGAGTCCCAGCTTGACCTCGGGGAACCCGATTTGCGTCTTCGGGTTGTCGGTCACGACACGACGATCGCACCAAACAGACAGCTCGGTTCCACCGCCGACGCAGATGCCATCGATGGCGACGACTGTTACCATCTTGAGTTTCGACAATCGCTGCAACAACAGCTGACCATGGCGACTGAACTGACGAATCACTTCAGCCGGCTCATCAATCGAGGCGGCAAACTCCTTGAGGTCGGCACCCGCGATAAACCCGGCAGGCTTGCCGCTCACAATCACCAGCCCCATCAAGTCGGTCCGATCGGCCAGCGCATCAAGGTGCCCGGCGATCTCGCCGAGCATGGCCTGCGACAAGATATTCAGGCTGTGATCGGGATGATGCAACGATAGCCGAGCAATGCCAGGTTGCGGGAAGTCGAGCGTCGTAAACCGTGTATCCGCCATAACCGATCGCCAATACGAGTTTCGGGGAACCATCGCACGATCTGCTAAGGGAATTATACGCCGCGTAGCCTTAGAAAACGAACGAACGTCCGGCGAAACATCAAGCATCCCCCGCACACGACGCGGTCGGTTGACCTGTGTGGGCTTGCCGGAACAAACTACCGGCATGAACGACACTCCCCCCAACACCCCCAATGCCGACGCGCCTGCCTCTCAAAGTTGGCGGATCGCCATCGCATTATTTGTGGTTCTCGTGGCTTTGGTGCTGACTCGCTGGTGGATGCCTGATGACTCGACCGTGGTCGATGGCGACCATCCGTCCGACGTCGCGGCCGAGGAAACCGACAATCCGGAGCTTGGGGTCACCTTTGCCGCCACCGGCGTCGAGGGACTCCCTCGCGAGGTGTGCATTGCCGTGGGGGAGGAAAAAATCTCGGTTTTCGCGGCTCTCGAGCAAGTGCAAGCAGTCGAACCGGCCTGGTATTTCACTTATCAAGGCAGCGGGAAGATGACGATGGTTACCGAGATTGCCGGTTTTTCCAACGAAGGAAACACTGGCAGCAACTGGACTTACGAGATTAACGGCGAAATGGCCCCCCGCAGCGTCGGAGAAATGCAAGTCGGGCGCGGCGACCGCGTCTTGTGGAACTTTGGGACATACGAATAATAGAGGATTCGGGCGCTGCCCGGCCGCGAACCTTTTAATCGTCCCCTCGCAACAGGAAATTGAACGTGCGACGTCAACTGCAAATCAACAGCGATCACTTGGTATTTGTGCTCTTGGTAGCGATTGCCGTGGTGGGGCGTTTGGGACGACTCGATTGGAATTTCACTCCGCTAGCGGCTGTCGCGCTGCTGGCCGGATGTTACTTCCGCAATCGATTCGTTGCCGCGCTGGTACCGCTTACCGCGCTGGCCATTACCGATCTCACTCAACCAAGCCATTACAGCGGCTGGGTACTGGCCTCGGTTTGGGGCTGCATGATGGTGCCCGCGATGCTGGGCCCCTGGCTCCGCAAGGCCAGCAGCAAGCTGCAAGTCGCCACGCGTGGTGTCACCAGTGCATTGCTGCCAGCGACGATCTTCTTCCTGGTAACCAACTTGGTGGTGTGGGCAGTTGGCCCCGTTGCTGGTTCGCCCTTCCAGTTTGGTAGCGACCTGGCTGGTTTGGCCACCGTGTACGCGGCTGGTATTCCCTTCTACCTGAAGATGCTGGCCGGCGACCTGTTCTACGTCACCACGCTGTTCGGTGCGTTCGCCATCGCCACTGGCGGGTTTCGTGCTTGGAACGAAACCGCTCAAGGCGCTGGCTAAGTCATTGCTCGCTGAGCCGACAACCGCTTAGCGATGCACGACAAGGCCTACTAAAACAAAGCACCCGGTGAGCCAAGCTCACCGGGTGTTTTTATTTGGACGTAGCGACGACATAGACACTGTCGCTTTCGCCGATT containing:
- a CDS encoding thiolase family protein, coding for MPTPVVIDACRTAIGRSHAELGLYRYVRGDDLATSVVQAVVERTGIDPAAIEDVIVGNVKQQGEQGLNMGRMVALMADLPMATGGATVNRLCGSSLQALNQACHSIIAKAEDVQIVAGTEHMHHLPMDAGVDLNPRLFHRTSKGALLMGVTAEFLAQSRGITREEQDAFALDSHSKAVAAYEQGAFDAEIVAVWGRDEQGNRIQAIRDQSVRDDTSLEALAQLKPAFMPGLGTVTAGNSSPLNDGAAALLVMSEQRAGELGLKPMAKVLATAVAGVEPAVMGTGPVPAVKKVLARSGLSLDDIDLFELNEAFAAQSLACIRELELPLEKVNVHGGAIAIGHPLGASGARIATTLLHAMQRRDATYGIATMCIGLGQGIATLFERVG
- a CDS encoding 3-hydroxyacyl-CoA dehydrogenase NAD-binding domain-containing protein; its protein translation is MADTRFTTLDFPQPGIARLSLHHPDHSLNILSQAMLGEIAGHLDALADRTDLMGLVIVSGKPAGFIAGADLKEFAASIDEPAEVIRQFSRHGQLLLQRLSKLKMVTVVAIDGICVGGGTELSVWCDRRVVTDNPKTQIGFPEVKLGLFPGWGGTARTPRIVGLANAVEMVTSGKNVSGAEAFAMGLADDIVSASGDVASKLMEAAVRVVMADQASGEYLANREKWASEIPINEAELAFLGATALGVIQQETKGHYPAPLVALEVLLEGALLDIDAACELESERFTPLFGSPVNRGLLNVFFLTDFNKDGIGSDKKQLAANSVGVAGAGTMGQGIAAVSLRRGVRVSLADNRAEALLAAEKAVLSEAAFDRETKSASTDKVLELTPELDMTPHVTDLAACDLVVEAVVENLEIKQQLLQQIEAAAGDETILCSNTSTIPISLLAKGLTHPERFCGLHFFNPVRKMPLVEVIRGSESSPATIERAAAFARKLGKSPVVVNDGPGFLVNRLLLPYMNEAAVLLTEKVPLKAIESAAKEFGMPMGPIELHDVIGLDVCLHAGRVLRDAFSDRVIDTPMVDKLVSNDRLGQKNGRGFYDWQKDKKGRWKKQPSDVVSEFVAALATDTEPPGDLVDRLMLPMLVEATRALEEGIAADVRDIDLALIFGIGFPPFRGGLFFWADTVGAAAIVEKLAHFHTLGKRYEVTKLLEQKARDGSKFYE
- a CDS encoding DUF4430 domain-containing protein, yielding MNDTPPNTPNADAPASQSWRIAIALFVVLVALVLTRWWMPDDSTVVDGDHPSDVAAEETDNPELGVTFAATGVEGLPREVCIAVGEEKISVFAALEQVQAVEPAWYFTYQGSGKMTMVTEIAGFSNEGNTGSNWTYEINGEMAPRSVGEMQVGRGDRVLWNFGTYE
- a CDS encoding DUF6580 family putative transport protein — encoded protein: MRRQLQINSDHLVFVLLVAIAVVGRLGRLDWNFTPLAAVALLAGCYFRNRFVAALVPLTALAITDLTQPSHYSGWVLASVWGCMMVPAMLGPWLRKASSKLQVATRGVTSALLPATIFFLVTNLVVWAVGPVAGSPFQFGSDLAGLATVYAAGIPFYLKMLAGDLFYVTTLFGAFAIATGGFRAWNETAQGAG